ATTTAATAATAAAAATACGCTTATGCAAGCGTATTTTTATCTGGTTTTACACTTTAATACCTAATTTTCAGCGGAGTTAGGGATTAAAAGACTCACGATGTTTTTGGAGTTTTTTCTTTTCTTCAAATACCAAAATCTAAACAAAAAAAACACTATCACCAGCGGAATTCTAACCGCAAGGTTAGTGAACCTAGTTCAATCTGGAGTACTCGCCAGATTGAATGGTACAATTACGACAATATGATCTTAATGGATGTTGGTTTTGGTAAGCTTTTCTAAAAAGCTTAGAGTTTTGATCCTTTTGCTCACAAAAGGATTCTTAGAATAAAATCTATATATTACAACAAAATAAAAAGGCTGAACAGCTGAGCTATTCGGCTCAGAGGGAACAGTTATTAGGGAACAGGGAACGGAATTTTGATTTTTATATGTAGGTGCAGATTGCAATATCTGCCCATCTTCAATCAAAACCAAGAACCCTAAAGCCCCTAAAAGAGAACTTAAAAATCATCACCAAAATCAAAATAGAGTTGCTTGGGTAATTCTTCAGTAAGCAACTCTCTCTTTAAGTCAAATCCAGAGACGGAAACACCAAGAAGTCTGATGGGAATCCTACCATATTCTGTATCCTGTAAAAGAGATAAACATACTTCGCTTAATTTTTCTCTTTCACTCACTAAATATCCAAAGGATCTAGATCTGGTAATCTGAGTAAAATTATAATATTTCACTTTTATAGTTATACAGTTTCCAAAAAGATTTCTTGCCGTCAATTGATCAAAAACTTTATCTGAGATTTCAATAAGTTTTGATTCTATAAGCTCCTTATCTAGAATATCTTCTGCATAAGTTCGTTCTTTTCCCAGAGATTTTCGTTCATAATGTGTTTGTACAGGTCTGTCATCTTCACCATGAGCAATTTTATAATAATAAAATCCTGACTTTCCAAAATGATAAACAAGATCTTCCAAACTAAACAATTTTAAATCTTTTCCATAATGGATACCAAGCTCTTTCATATGTTTTTCAGTTGCTTTTCCAACTCCGTAAAATTTTCTGATAGGTAATTTATTTATAAAATCAGAGGCTTCTGCAGGAGTTACAACACATATTCCATTTGGTTTATTTATATCAGACGCTACCTTTGCTAAAAATTTATTAAAAGAAACTCCCGCCGAACATGTTAGCTGAGTTTTTTGAAATACTTTTGTTCTTATCTCTTCGGCAATAATAGTTGCGGATTTAATATTAAACTTATTCTCTGTTACGTCCAGATAAGCTTCATCTAAGCTTAAAGGTTCTACCAAATCTGTATACTCAAAAAAAATTTCTCTTATCTGATTTGAAACTTCTCTGTAATCACTGAAATTGGATTTAATGAAGATTGCCTGTGGGCAAAGTTTTCTTGCCAATGATGACGCCATGGCTGAATGTATACCAAATTTTCTTGCTTCATATGAGCAGGTGGAAACAACTCCTCTTTTATCAGGATCTCCACCCACAATAACTGGTTTCCCTTTTAATTCAGGATGATTCCTTTGTTCAACAGCTGCAAAAAAAGCATCCATATCAACATGGATAATCTTTCGCACTATTTAATTAAAACCATATTTCTTGATTGAATAATAACTCCATCAGCCGAAATGGATAAAACATACACTCCTGATGAAAGTTTCTCGCCATTGAAGCTAAATTTACCATGTTTATCAGAAAGTGTTTTTTCCAATATTTTTTCACCGTTTATATTTCTAATAACCATTTTAGCATGATTATAAATTATTTTACCTAGATCATAGTTAATTTCAGTACTTGGATTAAAAGGATTTGGATAGTTTGAAATAATCGAAGTAGTTGTTGCAATATTTTCTGTAACATCACTTTCAGATCTAAAAGGATCGAAATCAACTGACCCTCTTGAAGGATCATCGTTAAAATCGAAAATAGTTGAAGCGATATGGAGAGGATCTGTAGATCCAAACCAAATATTTTCTGCTTTAATATCACTTGTAGAGTAGTTGTAAATAGACCATTCATTACCTGATTCATCAATATTGTAAATAATATCATTATATCCATCATCCATAGTTGTATAGTTTTCCAGATCACCGAGATTTGGTGTAACACTTCCAACCAGGTAAAAACCGGTGAAATTTCCTTCTATTAAATTCCAACTAAAAATTGGTGAAGCATTTGAGCCGTTGACCATAACTCCAGCACCAGAGTTTGGGTTTCCAGAAACAAAATTGTTGAAAATATGGTTGCCATATACATAACCATCAGTATCGATGAGATATAAACCCGTTAAATTATTGTATATCTCATTCTGTTCGATTGTAATATAAATTTTATTTGATGCTGTTAAATCCCAGGCTGTAATACCTTGCCAATTATTATGGTGAATTTCACAATTTTTTATAGTCACATTGTTTTCACCATCAGCAGACTGATTACTCAATTGAATCGCACCTTTACCGTTTACACTTTGAGCACAATATCTAATTTCACAAAACTGAATGAGAGCTCCAGAGTATTCTACAATAAAAATACCATTGTCTGCACAATTTTCAATTAAAGTGGATTTGATCTCTACAGTTGGAGGTACAGGATTTCCAAGACCATTTAGACTTATACCTTTTATATTATTATTAAAATGGCAATTCTCTACCAAAACTGGAGATGAAATAATTGTCAAACCATCCTCAGCATTCGTAATTTCAGTGTACTTTAATTCAGATAATTCAGTACAATCTTCAAACCTAATACCTTTCCATTCTCCAGTTGAAGAAAAGAATTTATTGTAGAGTTCACTAGAGCCTGTAGAAATTAGTTTTCCATTAACAGTAAATTGGTAGTTTCCTTCTGAAGCTAATTTTGCTCCT
The Candidatus Delongbacteria bacterium genome window above contains:
- a CDS encoding right-handed parallel beta-helix repeat-containing protein → MKHLFAILLFALSLSADNIYISGVITESMVYDNVTVVMTGDVVVSSGVEISFIGGAKLASEGNYQFTVNGKLISTGSSELYNKFFSSTGEWKGIRFEDCTELSELKYTEITNAEDGLTIISSPVLVENCHFNNNIKGISLNGLGNPVPPTVEIKSTLIENCADNGIFIVEYSGALIQFCEIRYCAQSVNGKGAIQLSNQSADGENNVTIKNCEIHHNNWQGITAWDLTASNKIYITIEQNEIYNNLTGLYLIDTDGYVYGNHIFNNFVSGNPNSGAGVMVNGSNASPIFSWNLIEGNFTGFYLVGSVTPNLGDLENYTTMDDGYNDIIYNIDESGNEWSIYNYSTSDIKAENIWFGSTDPLHIASTIFDFNDDPSRGSVDFDPFRSESDVTENIATTTSIISNYPNPFNPSTEINYDLGKIIYNHAKMVIRNINGEKILEKTLSDKHGKFSFNGEKLSSGVYVLSISADGVIIQSRNMVLIK
- the dinB gene encoding DNA polymerase IV — its product is MRKIIHVDMDAFFAAVEQRNHPELKGKPVIVGGDPDKRGVVSTCSYEARKFGIHSAMASSLARKLCPQAIFIKSNFSDYREVSNQIREIFFEYTDLVEPLSLDEAYLDVTENKFNIKSATIIAEEIRTKVFQKTQLTCSAGVSFNKFLAKVASDINKPNGICVVTPAEASDFINKLPIRKFYGVGKATEKHMKELGIHYGKDLKLFSLEDLVYHFGKSGFYYYKIAHGEDDRPVQTHYERKSLGKERTYAEDILDKELIESKLIEISDKVFDQLTARNLFGNCITIKVKYYNFTQITRSRSFGYLVSEREKLSEVCLSLLQDTEYGRIPIRLLGVSVSGFDLKRELLTEELPKQLYFDFGDDF